A stretch of DNA from Candidatus Neomarinimicrobiota bacterium:
AAATGAATAAAAGAACACATACTTGTGGTGAATTGAATGCCAACCATGTTGGCAAATCGGTTATTTTAAACGGTTGGGTGAATACAGTCCGCCTCCATGGCCAAGTGGTTTTTGTGGATTTGCGGGACCGCTACGGTAAAACCCAGATTGTATTTAATTCAGAAGACTATCCCGGTGATTTTGATGCGGTGAAAAAACTCTCTATGGAAGATGTCTTATCCGTCTCAGGCACAGTCCAAAACCGTAATGAAGGGGCAGTCAATCCGGAATTGGCCACGGGAGAGATTGAAGTAATCATTTCTGAAATGGAGATGCTAAACGAAGCGGCACCGTTACCATTTATTATAAGCGATCGCAACAGCGCGGAAGAAAACCTCCGTTTAAAATATCGTTATTTAGAATTGCGGATGGACGAACTTCAGAATAATCTGAAGATTCGTCATAAGACTTATCAATCTGTCCGCAATTATTTATCGGATCAAGATTTTATGGAAGTGGAAACACCAATGCTCATGAAATCCACGCCTGAAGGCGCTAGGGACTATCTAGTTCCCAGCCGAATCCACCATGGACAGTTCTACGCCTTACCTCAATCGCCTCAGATTTATAAACAGATTCTCATGATTTCTGGCTATGATCGTTATTTCCAGATTGTGAAATGTTTTAGGGATGAAGATCTCCGCGCCGATCGCCAACCGGAATTTACTCAAATTGATATTGAAATGTCCTTTGTGGATGAAGAAATGATTTACGCCCAGATGGAAGGGTTAACCTGTAATGTATTCAATGAAGTGATTGGTGTTGATTTACCTAAATCTTTTCCGCGCTTGACTTGGGATGAAGCCATGGACAAATATGGTTCCGATAAGCCGGACACTCGCTTTGATATGTTTCTCCAGGATGTAAAACCATTCACAGATAAATCTGAATTCAATGCATTTAAGTCCGCAGAAATCGTTAAAGGATTGGTGATTCCCGGCGGGGCCAAATACTCCCGCAAGAATATTGATGGATTTACGGACTTTGTGAAAAAATACAAAGCTAAAGGGTTGGCGTGGATGAAGGCCGAGGACGGATTGCTAACCGGCGGTATTTCTAAATTTTTCAGTGAAGAACTGCAAAAAGAATTAATCAGTTCAACCGATATAAATGACGGCGACATTATTTTCATCATCGGTGATGAAAAAGAATTAACCCAAACTGCGTTGGGCGCTTTACGGGTTGAGATCGGTAAAGTTGAGGGTCTTTCTAATACAGGGGAATTCAAGCCTGTTTGGGTCACGGACTTTCCAATGTTTGAATTTGACGCAGAAGCGAATCGATATATTGCAAGGCATCATCCATTTACTGCCCCGTCCTCTTCTAACATTAAAGATTTGGAAACGGATCCCGGTTCACTCAAATCCCGTGGGTACGACCTCACTATGAATGGCTATGAAATTGCCGGTGGTTCTATTCGGAATCATAAGCCGGAATTCCAGGCAAAGATTTTTGAACTATTGGGTATGGATGAAGCAGAAGCTACGGCCCGCTTCGGCTTTTTAGTTGAAGCGTTAAAATACGGTACTCCGCCCCATGGCGGTATCGCTTTTGGCTTCGACCGTTTAGTCATGCTATTAGCCGGTACCAACAATATCCGTGACGTCATCGCTTTCCCAAAAACAACTTCCGCCGCTTCTTTGATGGATGAAGCACCCAGTTCAGTCTCTGAGGTCCAATTGGCAGAATTAAATATTCGGATTGTCAAAAAAGGCGAATAAACCAACCCACTTTTTTCTATACTTCTTTTAATCGATGTCTGAATATTCCAAATATTGCGCGGTGGGTAGTTCATACACCACAGCATTCATCCCTGTTTCTGACGGTGTGGAATTATTTGAAATTCATTTTATACCTTCAAAATTATCGCCCTTTCCACCGCTGATATTTTTGGCTGGCTGGGGTTCCCTAATTTACAGTTGGGAAATCGTGTTGAAAGAAATGACCAAAGATTTTGAGGTTTATTATGTAGAAACGCGAGAGAAAGGATCGGCAATCCATGAAACAGAACAAATACTTAGTATTGAAACGCTGGGGAATGATTTACCTTTTGTTTTAAATCATCACAATATGGAAGAAAATGGATATATCATGTTTGGTAGTTCATTGGGTGCCACGGTCATCTTGGATTCCATGAGCCGAAATAAGATTAATCCATCATTAGCGGTTTTGATCGGCCCTAATGCAGAATTCAACGCACCAAAATTATGGATATGGATTGCTCGCATTACACCACCAGTTTTATATTATTTGG
This window harbors:
- the aspS gene encoding aspartate--tRNA ligase, which encodes MNKRTHTCGELNANHVGKSVILNGWVNTVRLHGQVVFVDLRDRYGKTQIVFNSEDYPGDFDAVKKLSMEDVLSVSGTVQNRNEGAVNPELATGEIEVIISEMEMLNEAAPLPFIISDRNSAEENLRLKYRYLELRMDELQNNLKIRHKTYQSVRNYLSDQDFMEVETPMLMKSTPEGARDYLVPSRIHHGQFYALPQSPQIYKQILMISGYDRYFQIVKCFRDEDLRADRQPEFTQIDIEMSFVDEEMIYAQMEGLTCNVFNEVIGVDLPKSFPRLTWDEAMDKYGSDKPDTRFDMFLQDVKPFTDKSEFNAFKSAEIVKGLVIPGGAKYSRKNIDGFTDFVKKYKAKGLAWMKAEDGLLTGGISKFFSEELQKELISSTDINDGDIIFIIGDEKELTQTALGALRVEIGKVEGLSNTGEFKPVWVTDFPMFEFDAEANRYIARHHPFTAPSSSNIKDLETDPGSLKSRGYDLTMNGYEIAGGSIRNHKPEFQAKIFELLGMDEAEATARFGFLVEALKYGTPPHGGIAFGFDRLVMLLAGTNNIRDVIAFPKTTSAASLMDEAPSSVSEVQLAELNIRIVKKGE
- a CDS encoding alpha/beta hydrolase; protein product: MSEYSKYCAVGSSYTTAFIPVSDGVELFEIHFIPSKLSPFPPLIFLAGWGSLIYSWEIVLKEMTKDFEVYYVETREKGSAIHETEQILSIETLGNDLPFVLNHHNMEENGYIMFGSSLGATVILDSMSRNKINPSLAVLIGPNAEFNAPKLWIWIARITPPVLYYLVKPSVKWYMKKKYINMESDPKQYEKYARSLDEANPSRLRRSALNFSKYKVWDRLSIIHQNVLIFTGSKDVMHGYEDTVKMTESLSICDLVDLETNARTHSIEMVNQLRSFLKEKIHV